A single region of the Kineosporiaceae bacterium SCSIO 59966 genome encodes:
- the hisI gene encoding phosphoribosyl-AMP cyclohydrolase, translating to MTAVSPAPSSALDPAVAARLRRTPDGLVCAVVQQHDTGEVLMVAWMDDEALHRTLTTGRTWFWSRSRQQYWRKGDTSGAVQHVRSVHLDCDGDAVLVRVEQVGAACHTGTRSCFDGRRLDAPGPDDAAGGDR from the coding sequence ATGACCGCCGTGAGCCCGGCACCCTCCTCCGCCCTGGACCCCGCGGTCGCGGCACGTCTGCGGCGCACCCCGGACGGCCTGGTCTGCGCCGTCGTCCAGCAGCACGACACCGGCGAGGTGCTCATGGTCGCGTGGATGGACGACGAGGCCCTGCACCGCACCCTGACCACCGGGCGGACCTGGTTCTGGAGCCGCAGCCGCCAGCAGTACTGGCGCAAGGGGGACACCTCCGGCGCCGTCCAGCACGTGCGATCGGTGCACCTGGACTGCGACGGGGACGCGGTGCTCGTGCGGGTCGAGCAGGTCGGCGCGGCCTGCCACACCGGCACCCGGAGCTGCTTCGACGGCCGGCGTCTCGACGCCCCCGGCCCGGACGACGCCGCCGGAGGCGACCGGTGA
- a CDS encoding anthranilate synthase component I produces the protein MTGPGDVPLGQVWPDLPTFRELATDRRVIPVVRRLLADAETPVGLYRKLAADGPGTFLLESAEHGGVWSRYSIVGVRAGAVLTARDGQAVWLGEPPVGVPVGGPVLDALAGTLEALATPRLAGLPPLTGGMVGAVAYDAVRHWERIGDDAPDELDLPDLCMSLATDVAVLDHADGTVLLVANAVNHDDTDERVDEAWQDAVARLQAMTRRLAEPAPSTVTGYDQAAEPRPRRRTSREDYLAAVRTAQQAIRDGEAFQVVVSQRFDVDCPADALDVYRCLRASNPSPYMYLYRGRTADGEAFDVVGSSPEALVKVTGGQLLAHPIAGTRPRGEHPEEDARLAEDLLGDAKERAEHLMLVDLARNDLSRVGQPGSVDVVDFMSVERYSHVMHLVSTVTARLEPGCSAVDVLRAAFPAGTLSGAPKPRAMQLIEQLEPVRRGVYGGVVGYLDLAGDVDLAIAIRTAVIRHGVAHVQAGAGVVADSVPELEEAECRHKAAAVLAAVARAATMAPPAPLPEPMAVPAGGALGGAVGAPGDSR, from the coding sequence GTGACCGGGCCGGGCGACGTCCCACTGGGCCAGGTGTGGCCGGACCTGCCCACGTTCCGGGAGCTGGCCACCGACCGGCGGGTGATCCCGGTCGTGCGCCGGCTGCTCGCCGACGCCGAGACCCCGGTCGGCCTGTACCGCAAGCTGGCCGCGGACGGCCCGGGCACGTTCCTGCTGGAGTCCGCCGAGCACGGCGGGGTGTGGTCGCGGTACTCGATCGTCGGCGTGCGGGCCGGGGCGGTGCTCACCGCCCGGGACGGGCAGGCGGTGTGGCTCGGTGAGCCGCCGGTCGGCGTTCCCGTCGGCGGGCCCGTGCTCGACGCTCTCGCAGGCACCCTCGAGGCCCTCGCGACCCCACGGCTGGCCGGCCTGCCGCCGCTGACCGGGGGGATGGTCGGCGCCGTCGCCTACGACGCCGTGCGGCACTGGGAGCGGATCGGGGACGACGCCCCGGACGAGCTCGACCTGCCCGACCTGTGCATGTCGCTGGCCACCGACGTCGCGGTGCTCGACCACGCCGACGGGACCGTGCTGCTCGTCGCCAACGCGGTCAACCACGACGACACGGACGAGCGCGTCGACGAGGCCTGGCAGGACGCCGTCGCCCGGCTGCAGGCGATGACCCGCCGGCTCGCCGAACCGGCGCCCTCGACGGTCACCGGGTACGACCAGGCCGCGGAGCCGCGGCCGCGGCGGCGGACCTCCCGGGAGGACTACCTGGCCGCCGTCCGCACCGCCCAGCAGGCGATCCGGGACGGCGAGGCCTTCCAGGTCGTGGTCTCCCAGCGGTTCGACGTCGACTGCCCGGCCGACGCCCTGGACGTCTACCGCTGCCTGCGCGCGTCCAACCCCAGCCCGTACATGTACCTCTACCGGGGACGCACCGCCGACGGCGAGGCGTTCGACGTCGTCGGCTCCAGCCCCGAGGCACTCGTCAAGGTCACCGGCGGCCAGCTGCTGGCCCACCCCATCGCCGGTACCCGGCCCCGCGGCGAGCACCCGGAGGAGGACGCCCGGCTGGCCGAGGACCTGCTCGGCGACGCCAAGGAGCGCGCCGAGCACCTCATGCTCGTCGACCTCGCCCGCAACGACCTGTCCCGGGTCGGCCAGCCGGGCAGTGTCGACGTCGTCGACTTCATGTCGGTGGAGCGGTACAGCCACGTCATGCACCTGGTGTCCACGGTGACCGCACGGCTGGAGCCCGGGTGCTCGGCGGTCGACGTGCTGCGGGCCGCGTTCCCCGCCGGGACCCTGTCCGGGGCGCCGAAGCCGCGGGCGATGCAGCTCATCGAGCAGCTCGAGCCGGTGCGACGTGGCGTCTACGGCGGGGTCGTCGGCTACCTCGACCTGGCCGGCGACGTCGACCTGGCCATCGCGATCCGCACGGCGGTGATCCGCCACGGTGTCGCCCACGTCCAGGCCGGGGCCGGCGTGGTCGCGGACTCGGTGCCCGAGCTCGAGGAGGCCGAGTGCCGGCACAAGGCCGCCGCCGTGCTGGCCGCGGTCGCCAGGGCGGCGACGATGGCACCGCCCGCGCCGTTGCCCGAACCGATGGCGGTGCCGGCCGGCGGGGCGCTCGGCGGGGCGGTCGGCGCCCCCGGGGACTCCAGGTGA
- a CDS encoding DUF4190 domain-containing protein: MSTPNGPQPDGQQPDNPQPYRPPPDQPAPDQPPQYQPGQYGGPQYGQPQYGAPPQYGQPAPPQYGQSQYGQQYPLGPGGYTGSGPGPSNGTGVAALVLGILALLGFWIPFANVVAMVLAVVGIVLGVVGRGKARRGEATNGGVALTGIVLSAIALVLSIVVTVVALTFFQSDTWQGIADCADPSLSSEEQQACIEDRLGNP, encoded by the coding sequence ATGAGCACCCCGAACGGTCCGCAGCCGGACGGCCAGCAGCCGGACAACCCGCAGCCGTACCGGCCGCCACCGGACCAGCCCGCGCCGGACCAGCCGCCGCAGTACCAGCCGGGCCAGTACGGGGGGCCGCAGTACGGCCAGCCGCAGTACGGGGCGCCCCCGCAGTACGGCCAGCCGGCACCCCCGCAGTACGGCCAGTCGCAGTACGGCCAGCAGTACCCGCTGGGCCCGGGCGGCTACACCGGGTCAGGGCCGGGACCGAGCAACGGCACCGGCGTGGCCGCGCTCGTGCTCGGGATCCTGGCCCTGCTCGGGTTCTGGATCCCGTTCGCGAACGTGGTGGCGATGGTGCTCGCGGTCGTCGGCATCGTCCTGGGCGTCGTCGGCCGCGGCAAGGCCCGCCGCGGCGAGGCGACCAACGGCGGGGTCGCCCTGACCGGCATCGTCCTGTCGGCGATCGCGCTGGTCCTGTCGATCGTGGTGACCGTCGTGGCGCTGACGTTCTTCCAGTCCGACACCTGGCAGGGCATCGCGGACTGCGCCGACCCGAGCCTCAGCAGCGAGGAGCAGCAGGCCTGCATCGAGGACCGGCTCGGCAACCCCTGA
- the trpC gene encoding indole-3-glycerol phosphate synthase TrpC, with product MTVLDDIIAGVREDLADRERAVDLDRLKELARRAPEARDAVAALRPVDDDGAGRVAVIAEVKRSSPSKGALAAIGDPAGLARDYEAGGASVISVLTERRRFGGTLQDLTDVRAAVDVPVLRKDFVVTPYQVWEARAHGADLVLLIVAALDQPTLVSLVERVHSLGMTALVEVHDAHEVRRALDAGARVIGVNARDLRTLEVDRSTFGRLADLVPDDVVKVAESGVRGPHDVLEYARAGAHAVLVGECLVTGGDPREAVADLVAAGAHPALRTARR from the coding sequence GTGACCGTCCTCGACGACATCATCGCCGGCGTCCGGGAGGACCTCGCCGACCGCGAGCGGGCCGTCGACCTCGACCGGCTCAAGGAGCTCGCCCGCCGCGCCCCGGAGGCCCGGGACGCCGTGGCAGCCCTGCGGCCGGTGGACGACGACGGCGCCGGGCGGGTCGCGGTCATCGCCGAGGTCAAGCGGTCCAGTCCGAGCAAGGGTGCGCTGGCCGCCATCGGCGACCCGGCGGGGCTGGCCCGGGACTACGAGGCCGGCGGCGCCTCGGTGATCTCCGTGCTCACCGAGCGGCGACGGTTCGGCGGCACCCTGCAGGACCTCACCGACGTGCGGGCCGCGGTCGACGTGCCGGTGCTGCGCAAGGACTTCGTCGTCACCCCCTACCAGGTGTGGGAGGCCCGGGCCCACGGCGCGGACCTCGTCCTGCTCATCGTCGCGGCCCTCGACCAGCCCACGCTGGTGTCCCTCGTCGAGCGCGTGCACTCACTCGGCATGACCGCCCTGGTCGAGGTGCACGACGCGCACGAGGTGCGGCGTGCCCTCGACGCCGGCGCCCGGGTCATCGGCGTTAACGCCCGCGACCTGCGCACCCTGGAGGTCGACCGGTCGACGTTCGGCCGGCTCGCCGACCTCGTCCCGGACGACGTCGTCAAGGTGGCCGAGTCCGGCGTCCGGGGCCCGCACGACGTCCTGGAGTACGCCCGGGCCGGCGCCCACGCCGTCCTCGTCGGGGAGTGCCTCGTCACCGGCGGTGACCCGCGCGAGGCCGTCGCCGACCTCGTCGCCGCGGGCGCCCACCCCGCGCTGCGGACGGCGCGGCGGTGA
- the trpB gene encoding tryptophan synthase subunit beta, which yields MSGERGPYFGQFGGRFVPEALIGPLADLEQAYAEAVADPAFTAELDRLHRTYTGRPSILTEVPRFAEHAGGARILLKREDLNHTGSHKINNVLGQALLTRRMGKPRIIAETGAGQHGVASATAAALLGLECVVYMGEEDTRRQALNVARMRLLGAQVVPVTTGSRTLKDAINEALRDWVTNVEDTHYLLGTVAGPHPFPVMVRDFHRIIGVEARAQVLDLVGRLPDVVAACVGGGSNAIGIFHAFLDDPGVRLIGYEAGGDGVDTGRHAASITAHQVGVLHGARSYLLQDEDGQTVESHSVSAGLDYPGVGPEHAWLADTGRASYEAVTDAEAMEAVQLLCRTEGIIPAIESAHALAGALRVGRELGPDGVVLVNLSGRGDKDVDTAARWFGLVSDADLVQSEVARAGDPAEHGEGSGW from the coding sequence CTGTCCGGCGAGCGCGGACCGTACTTCGGCCAGTTCGGCGGCCGGTTCGTCCCCGAGGCGCTCATCGGCCCGCTGGCCGACCTCGAGCAGGCCTACGCCGAGGCCGTCGCCGACCCGGCGTTCACCGCCGAGCTCGACCGGCTGCACCGCACCTACACCGGGCGCCCGAGCATCCTCACCGAGGTGCCCCGGTTCGCCGAGCATGCCGGCGGCGCCCGGATCCTGCTCAAGCGGGAGGACCTCAACCACACCGGCTCACACAAGATCAACAACGTGCTCGGTCAGGCGCTGCTGACCCGGCGGATGGGCAAGCCGCGGATCATCGCCGAGACCGGTGCCGGCCAGCACGGGGTCGCCTCGGCCACCGCCGCCGCCCTGCTCGGCCTGGAGTGCGTCGTCTACATGGGCGAGGAGGACACCCGCCGCCAGGCGCTCAACGTGGCCCGGATGCGATTGCTCGGCGCGCAGGTCGTCCCGGTGACGACCGGTTCACGGACCCTCAAGGACGCCATCAACGAGGCCCTGCGGGACTGGGTGACCAACGTCGAGGACACCCACTACCTGCTGGGCACCGTCGCCGGGCCGCACCCCTTCCCGGTGATGGTCCGCGACTTCCACCGAATCATCGGCGTCGAGGCCCGCGCCCAGGTGCTCGACCTCGTCGGCCGGCTCCCGGACGTCGTGGCCGCCTGCGTCGGCGGCGGGTCGAACGCGATCGGCATCTTCCACGCCTTCCTCGACGACCCCGGCGTCCGGCTGATCGGCTACGAGGCCGGTGGCGACGGCGTCGACACCGGGCGGCACGCCGCGAGCATCACCGCCCACCAGGTCGGCGTCCTGCACGGCGCCCGCTCGTACCTGCTCCAGGACGAGGACGGGCAGACCGTCGAGAGCCACTCCGTCTCCGCCGGGCTCGACTACCCCGGCGTCGGACCCGAGCACGCCTGGCTCGCGGACACCGGACGCGCCAGCTACGAGGCGGTCACCGACGCCGAGGCGATGGAGGCCGTCCAGCTGCTGTGCCGCACCGAGGGGATCATCCCGGCGATCGAGAGCGCGCACGCCCTGGCCGGAGCGCTGCGCGTCGGCCGCGAGCTCGGCCCGGACGGCGTCGTCCTGGTCAACCTCTCCGGCCGCGGCGACAAGGACGTCGACACCGCGGCCCGCTGGTTCGGCCTGGTCAGCGACGCCGACCTCGTCCAGTCCGAGGTGGCCCGGGCCGGGGACCCGGCCGAGCACGGCGAGGGGAGCGGCTGGTGA
- a CDS encoding tryptophan synthase subunit alpha, protein MSADGGGRRSGPAIDAATGAGRAALIGYLPVGFPDLATSVTAARAMVAAGVDVVELGLPYSDPVMDGPVIQQAADAALRGGTRTRDVLSAVEQVAGTGAPVLVMSYWNPVLRYGVEAFARDLAAAGGAGLITPDLVPEEAADWVAAADAHDLDRVFLVAPSSSPQRLRITAAASRGFVYAASTMGVTGARAAVGTAAARLVADTRAAGAQRVCVGLGVSTADQAAEVAAFADGVIVGSALVTRLADGGPDAVADLAVDLSAGVRRRAGKEIPC, encoded by the coding sequence GTGAGCGCGGACGGCGGCGGGCGCCGCAGCGGGCCCGCCATCGACGCCGCCACCGGCGCCGGCCGCGCCGCTCTCATCGGCTACCTCCCGGTCGGCTTCCCCGACCTGGCCACCTCCGTGACCGCCGCCCGGGCGATGGTGGCTGCCGGCGTGGACGTCGTCGAGCTGGGCCTGCCGTACTCCGACCCGGTGATGGACGGCCCGGTCATCCAGCAGGCCGCCGACGCCGCACTGCGCGGCGGCACCCGCACCCGCGACGTGCTCTCCGCGGTCGAGCAGGTCGCCGGCACCGGGGCGCCGGTGCTCGTGATGAGCTACTGGAACCCGGTGCTGCGGTACGGCGTCGAGGCGTTCGCCCGTGACCTCGCCGCGGCCGGCGGCGCCGGGCTGATCACCCCGGACCTCGTCCCGGAGGAGGCGGCGGACTGGGTCGCCGCCGCGGACGCCCACGACCTGGACCGGGTGTTCCTCGTCGCGCCGTCCTCGAGCCCGCAGCGACTGCGCATCACTGCGGCCGCCAGCCGCGGGTTCGTCTACGCCGCCTCGACGATGGGCGTCACCGGCGCCCGGGCCGCGGTCGGGACCGCCGCTGCCCGGCTCGTCGCGGACACCCGCGCCGCCGGGGCGCAGCGGGTCTGCGTCGGGCTCGGGGTGTCCACCGCCGACCAGGCGGCCGAGGTCGCCGCGTTCGCCGACGGCGTCATCGTCGGCTCCGCCCTCGTCACCCGGCTCGCCGACGGCGGACCGGACGCCGTCGCCGACCTCGCCGTCGACCTGTCCGCCGGTGTGCGCCGCCGGGCTGGAAAGGAGATCCCGTGCTGA
- a CDS encoding prolipoprotein diacylglyceryl transferase, with amino-acid sequence MLTGIPSPPEAVWYLGPVPIRAYALAIIAGIVVAVWLGERRWVARGGEPGTVADIAVWAVPFGVVGGRLYHVVSSPDAYFGPDGDPARIIRIWEGGLGIWGAVALGAVGAAIGARQAGVRLAPLADAVAPGILLAQAVGRLGNWFNQELFGRPTDLPWGLEIDPEHRPAGYEQVATFHPTFLYEMVWNVAAALLLIWLDRRYRLGHGQVFWGYVVLYTLGRVWIEALRIDPAEQVLGLRLNIWTSVLVGLVGVVGFVVSRRRHGARGPDGPEAVRRDAVAAPADETSAS; translated from the coding sequence GTGCTGACCGGCATCCCCAGCCCGCCGGAGGCGGTCTGGTACCTCGGCCCGGTGCCGATCCGCGCGTACGCCCTGGCCATCATCGCCGGCATCGTCGTCGCCGTCTGGCTCGGTGAGCGCCGCTGGGTGGCCCGCGGCGGCGAGCCCGGCACGGTCGCCGACATCGCCGTGTGGGCGGTCCCGTTCGGGGTCGTCGGCGGCCGGCTCTACCACGTGGTGTCCAGCCCGGACGCCTACTTCGGTCCGGACGGCGACCCCGCCCGGATCATCCGGATCTGGGAGGGCGGCCTCGGCATCTGGGGGGCGGTCGCCCTGGGGGCCGTCGGGGCCGCGATCGGCGCCCGCCAGGCCGGCGTCCGGCTGGCGCCGCTGGCGGACGCGGTCGCCCCCGGCATCCTGCTCGCCCAGGCCGTCGGCCGGCTCGGCAACTGGTTCAACCAGGAGCTGTTCGGCCGGCCCACCGACCTGCCCTGGGGGCTGGAGATCGACCCCGAGCACCGGCCGGCCGGCTACGAGCAGGTCGCCACCTTCCACCCGACGTTCCTGTACGAGATGGTGTGGAACGTCGCCGCAGCCCTGCTGCTCATCTGGCTGGACCGCCGGTACCGGCTCGGGCACGGCCAGGTGTTCTGGGGCTACGTCGTCCTCTACACCCTGGGGCGGGTGTGGATCGAGGCGCTGCGGATCGACCCCGCCGAGCAGGTGCTCGGCCTGCGGCTCAACATCTGGACGTCGGTGCTGGTCGGCCTCGTCGGCGTCGTCGGCTTCGTCGTGAGCCGGCGCCGCCACGGCGCCCGCGGGCCGGACGGACCGGAGGCGGTCCGCCGGGACGCCGTCGCGGCACCCGCCGACGAGACGTCCGCATCCTGA